AGCCGCCGCGCGCGGATACCCATAGACCCCGGTGCTGATTGCCGGAAACGCGATCGAGGTATAACCATTTGCCAGCGCCAGATTCAGGCTATTGAAGTACGCATCCTGTAAAAGTTGCGCTTCGTTATGCTCACCGCCGCGCCAGACTGGACCGACAGTATGAATAACCGCTTTGGCTGGGAGGTTACCGGCAAGCGTGATCACCGCATGACCCGTTGGGCACTCCCCCTGCTGCTGCCTGACCTTCATGCAGGCTTCCAGTAATGCAGGCCCGGCGGCACGGTGGATCGCCCCATCAACGCCTCCGCCCCCCATCAGCGACGAGTTTGCGGCATTGACGATGACATCAACGGCAACGGTAGTGATATCCCCCTGGATAACATGAATACGCGATTCCATAGAACCTCCTTGCTTCACTCTATTCTGTAAGTGTACAGCAGGGGTTACCGTGAAATCGCTTTTTTCGTGAGTTTGTCTGACCAACCTGTTCAGCGGTAATCGATACTCATCACCGCCAGCGTTTTCTGTTCATCAAGATAGTGCAGGTTAACCGCGGCGATTTGTTTAAAGTGCTGTGGTGCCTTAAGCAATTGCTGCGGGGAATAATAGCGGGTCTGCATGTGCCCCTTATTATTACATGACATCGCAAGGCGCTGCTGCATCTGACTCACCTCGCAGGGCGGTTCCACAATTTGACCGGAGAAATGAATAACCCCGCCCTGTCCTCTCGTATCCGCCGCGGTAGCGACGGAATACAGGGCAAGAAGACTGAAAAGTAGAACGTTTGCTTTACGCGTGACAGATAACGGCATGATGGTTTCCTCAATGAACATTCATCCTTGAGGGGTGATGTTTTCCCTGACGGTGATTTAGCCCGGGAGTCACGCATTCCGCGTCACTCTATTCATAGTTCAGTCACCTCGCCTCTGCCACTGTAACCGCATAAATAATCAGCCAGTTATGACGGTTTCGCAGAGGGCGGCCACTGTTGCGATAAATGCAGCGATTGACCGTCAGAAACCGTAACCACGATTTTGACGGTGTCTTGTGCAGAGATATTTAAACTGAGTCTGGTCAAATCAATGGGCTGATTAGCAGGCAGAGAAAGGGTCTTTTTCTGTCGTGACTGACTTTGTCCCGCCACACCTTCGCGAAGGGCTAAAATCTGGACCTGACACACGCAGGGTTGCGTCAGGGTAACCTGCGGCGTAATGGTGTAAATGTCACCTTGCTGGGTTGTCGCAAAGGTAATCTGATTAGAGAGCGCGGCAAGGAGTAATAAGGTATTCATAATGTCCTCCCGAAAAAAAACAGGGCTTTCGCCCTGTTTATATTCAGCACATAAACTGAATTAGTACTGGTTAGCCGTGGCGTTGTTACCGAAACCAACTTGTTTAACCAGAACGCTGGAGTCAGAAGCAGTCTGGTTAACCAGCGCGGCGTTACGTCCGCCGTATTGACTCACAGTAATATCGGAGTTTTTGCCGTTCCACTGATCGATGGTGGCGTTGTTTTTGAAGCCTTTCTGAGTCAGATCAATGGTGCTGTTATCTGAACCCTGGCCGACATCAGCGCCGTTACCATAACCGTGCTGAGTGATTGTAGTGTCTGATTTACGAGCGTCACTTTGCAGCGCAAGTGCGGCGTTATTGGTCCCGAACTGATAGATACTCAGAGTCGATTCCGGGCCAGAACTGCTTCCGCCACCGCCGTGATTACCGCCGCCGCCCCACTGTGGAACGGAACCAGCCAGAGCACTGCCAGAAACCACGATTGCTGCAAATGCTGCCACTTGTAAAAGTTTCATGGTAAACCCCCATCGGATTGATTTAAGCGTCGCCAATGTATTAGCGTTGAGTTACGCGAATTGCCATTTGCGACTGTCTCTGCACTACAACTGCTGTTTTCTGCGTACCATACTGAGTAATATTTGCTTTATTTCCAGAACCCTTCTGGATAATCATCGCAGTATTACCGTAATTACTTTGCGAAATACTGGCATCGTTGGAATTACCCGACTGTGCAATATATGCAAAGTTATAAGCTCCTGATTGGTCAACTTTTGCCCGGTTATTTCCACCTTCTTGAGAAACCACCGACAAAAGCTTAGAACCGTCCTGGCGTACCTTTGCACTATTATCAGTGCCGACTTGACCAATAATGGCTGCCTGATTAAATGAAGACTTGCTTAATTCATTTACCGCAAAGTTATATTCTGAATGCGCTAAATCATAACTTGTTGCGGAAGCAATCCCAGGCGCACCCAGTACTGTTAACATCACAAATAACAATTTGTTTTTCATGTTGTCACCCTGGACCTGGTCGTACATCGAGAAAATAACTTTCTCATCAATTTCGTTGTTAACGCTAAACGTAATTTGTTAACGCCGCGTTACGATGAAGAGTATGTCTGCGGAAACATTTTAAATAACTCACCCAGCAGTTGTATTTTTATATATTCGCTCACCCCAAAGTACTAATCAGGGCACGAATGCGCTGTTATTTACGCTTATTTTATTTTCTTCCGATGTGCCGTTGATGCATTTTCATGACGCCAGCCACCAGCCTGTACAGCCGACTTTCCAGCCACTGTTGTGCTGTTGAAGAAGAGAGAGATGAGCAAGTCGTGACAAGCATCGTTTTTTTCTTCATCAAAATGCACAGCGCTAAAGGATGTTATGGGGAAGCAATTTTTTAGCAGATGAAGTGCTGGCGATATTTTCAGTTATCAGTTTAAATTCAGTAGGTTAATATAATTTGTATGATTTTTTAAATCTGTGCAATAACGGCTTAATGTACAACTTTTCTATCAAATCTAAACTTAAAATTAGCCAGAGATTAACAAATTAATATATATTTTTACATTCTGTTACATGTTTAACACTTGCTTTAAGATTTGTAATGGCTAGATTGAAATCAGTTGTAGTTCATTTGTATTAATATTTTGACCCGTTCGGGCTGACTCTTATTTTACTACACACAGCAGTGCAACATCTGTCAGTACTTCTGGTGCCTGATTTGTAAAGGCAACTGTCAGGTGTGCGACTAAAAAAGTGGGGTTTCATCATGTTTAATGAAGTCCATAGTATTCATGGTCATACATTATTGTTGATCACTAAACCATCCCTGCAAGCCACAGCATTATTGCAGCATTTAAAACAATCTCTGGCCCTCACCGGAAAACTGCATAATATTCAGCGTTCTCTGGATGATATCTCCACCAGTTGCATTGTTTTAGTCGATATGATGGAAGCGGATAAAAAGCTAATCCATTACTGGCAAGACAACTTAAGTCGGAAGAACAACAATTTAAAGACGTTATTGTTGAACACCCCCGATGATTATCCCTATCGGGATATTGAAAATTGGCCGCATATCAATGGTGTTTTTTACGTAGCGGATGACGAAGAGCGTGTCGTAAATGGTTTACAAGGGATCCTGCGGGGAGAATGCTACTTCTCACAGAAACTGGCCAGCTATCTGATCACTCACTCAGGTAATTACCGCTACAACAGCACAGAGTCGGCTCTCCTGACTCATCGCGAAAAAGAGATCCTGAATAAGCTGCGTATCGGCGCCTCTAATATCGAAATCGCGCGTTCACTTTTTATCAGTGAAAATACGGTCAAGACGCATCTTTATAATCTTTTTAAAAAGATAGCCGTTAAAAATCGTACCCAGGCGGTTTCGTGGGCAAATGATAACCTCAGGCGATAAAGCCATGAAACGCTATTTGACCTGGCTCGTAGCGGCACAGCTTCTGCTCGCTGCCAGCGCTACGCAGGCTATTGAAGTTGAAGTGCCTGGACTCTTAACTGACCACACGGTTTCGTCTATCGGCCACGATTTTTACCGGGCTTTTAGCGATAAATGGGAAAGTGACTATCCAGGCAATTTGACCATCAATGAGCGACCCAGTGCACGTTGGGGAAGTTGGATCACCATAACGGTTAATCAGGACGTTATATTCCAGACTTTTTTATTTCCAACGAAAAGAGACTTCGAAAAAACGGTTGTCTTCGCACTGGCGCAAACCGAGGACGCTTTAAACCGTCGGCAAATAGATCAAACCCTATTGAGCACCGGCGATTTAACGCATGACGAATTTTAAAGAGTGATTTTTGTCCGGAGGCTGTAATGCGTGTCAAACATGCAGTGGTTGTACTCATGCTTATTTCGCCATTAAGTTGGGCCGGAAATATGACCTTCCAGTTCCGTAATCCCAACTTTGGTGGAAACCCCAATAACGGTTCTTTTTTACTGAACAGCGCCCAGGCGCAGAACTCTTATAAAGATCCCAGTTATAACGACGATTACGGAATTGAAACTCCCTCTGCGTTGGATAACTTCACTCAGGCCATTCAGTCACAAATTCTGGGCGGGCTGTTGACCAATATTAACACGGGGAAACCCGGCAGGATGGTGACCAATGATTTCATTGTTGATATTGCCAACCGGGATGGTCAGTTGCAGCTAAATGTCACGGACAGGAAAACGGGAAAAACCTCGACAATAGAAGTGTCGGGTTTACAGTCAGATTCCACCGGTTTCTAAGCACCGCTTCGTAAGGACAATTATCATGCAGCGCTTACTTATACTCGTCGCCGTCATTTTACTGAGCGGATGCTTGACCGCCCCGCCAAAAGAAGCCGCTAAGCCGACATTAATGCCCCGTGCGCAAAGTTATAAGGACTTAACGCATTTACCGTCGCCAACGGGCAAAATTTTTGTCTCGGTGTATAACATTCAGGATGAAACTGGCCAGTTTAAACCCTACCCGGCCAGTAACTTCTCAACCGCCGTCCCGCAAAGCGCCACCGCGATGCTGGTCACGGCGCTGAAGGATTCTCGCTGGTTTGTACCGCTGGAGCGTCAGGGACTGCAAAACCTGCTGAACGAACGTAAAATCATTCGTGCTGCCCAGGAAAACGGAACCGTTGCCATCAACAATCGGGTCCCGCTACAGTCGTTGACGGCAGCAAACATCATGGTTGAAGGATCGATTATCGGCTACGAAAGTAACGTGAAATCCGGTGGCGTTGGCGCCCGTTACTTCGGTATTGGCGCAGACACGCAGTACCAGCTTGACCAGATTGCGGTGAACCTGCGCGTGGTCAACGTCAGCACCGGTGAGATCCTCTCCTCGGTCAATACCAGTAAAACCATTCTGTCTTATGAAGTGCAGGCAGGGGTGTTCCGCTTTATCGATTACCAGAGACTGCTGGAAGGTGAAATTGGCTACACCTCCAACGAGCCGGTGATGTTATGCCTGATGTCCGCCATTGAAACGGGCGTCATCTTCCTCATCAACGATGGTATCGATCGCGGGCTGTGGGATTTGCAAAATAAGGCCGATCGCCAGAACGACATTCTGGTGAAATACCGCCATATGTCGGTCCCGCCGGAATCCTGATGACTGAGTAAAAAAAAGCGTGAGGACTTCCTCACGCTTTTTTATTTTCCGCTACCGTGTGCGTATTGTGTCTTTCTCGCCGCGCCGCCAGCCACAGGCCGCTATTTTTCATGGCATAACCAAAGAGCAAACCGACCGCCAGTGAAGGCAAGACCAGTTTCCAGTCGCCCTGCCCGGCAAACGTGGCGCAGGCACCAATAAACGTACCTGGCACAAATGACAACAAAACTTGCTTTGCCTGAATACACATCAGGAAAGCCACAACGCCGGTGATCACATAGCCCACCAGTTCCAGATGTGGTGTCAATGCGCTTGCGTGTATGATGACCGACGCCCACACCACGCCGCTCAACAACGTGGAAGCCGAAATGGCCAGTCCCTTTAACCCACCCTGCGGACAAGCGAAATAGGCCGTACAGCCCAAAAACCCTGCCCAACTCAGTAAGCCAAGCGATACGGCCACCCATCCCCAGATACCGGAGAGAATGCCCGTTGTGATTGCTATGGAAAGAAGTATATTCATGCCGCGCATAATAGCAGAAAAGGGCAATATGAATGAGATCACGCACACAATTTATGCAATGATGAACTATCGTTGCATCATCAAGTGACTTGAATCACATTTATGCGTCTGTCTCTTCTTCCAGCTCGTCCCACATTGCGCCAATTGCATCGCGAGTTAATGGTGCCATCGTCCGCCAGAAAGGGGTCGTGGCGTGCGCTTCGACTTTCCCGAGGAAAGTGCCGCACCACGGAAGGATATAGTCCGCAAACAGGGTTTCCAGCGCCTCGCTTTCATCTTCCGCAGACTGATCTTCCAGCCAGGAGGCAGCCAGCAGCAGCGTACCAATATGATCGGCTGGCGTTTCGGCAAGCGGCATCCCGCGCGCGGAAAGGAACGTCCGCACTTCAGATTCTGTCGCCCCTTCCACCCACGCGCTGCGATACGGTGGCACCGAACACTCCGCACCGACAAACAGCGTATTGTAATCCGCCGCCAGTTGGGTCATATCGCAGCTTTTCTGCAAACGCGCCAACAGTTCATCCTGCTCGAGCGGCCAGCTTGCTGAGAGTTTGCCTTCGCGAATCAGGGTAAAGAGAGGAACCAGTAAAGGATCCTGCGGTTGACGGTAATACAGCGAGCCCAGTACGCGGCACAGGATAGAAAACTCGTTCATCAAAATATTCCAGCTTGTGGTAGTTAAAGTTCAGCAAATTCAGGAATCGGCGGCATTCCACGCGATTCCAGGAAATTGAGTAATCGTTTCGGCGTCACGTTTAAAATACGATCTTCCGGGAAGTTCACGTCTTCGAGAATTTTCAGGCACTCGCTAAAGTCACCCATCGTAAAGGCGGTATGAGAATCTGAACCCAGCGCCACCCAACCACCGGCATCACGTACCGCTGCCGCCACCGCGCGACAGTTCGCTTCACTGCCTTTGCGAGAATGAAGGAAGGAGGAGTTGTTAATTTCCAGCGCTACCTCATATTTCGCCGCAGCCTGAGCAATCGCTGCGATATCAACAGGATATTTCGGGTTACCGGGGTGACTAATGATATGCACGACGCCGCTCGCCATAGCGGCAATCATCGCCTGCGTATTGGTGGCTTCATCGTGAGGCGCGAAAACCGGTTCATGGAAGCCGGCAATGATCAGATCCAGTGAGGTGAGCATGGGCCCGGTACAGTCAATTTCACCGTCGATATTCTTGATATTTGCCTCAATGCCCCGCAGGATCCCTACCCCATCCACCACACGTGGCCAGATACGCATATTGATGAAATGCCAATGGTGTGGAGCATCTGCCATGTCCGGGCCGTGATCGGTAATTGCGAACAGTTTCAGTCCCTGGCGTTTAGCCTGGGCGATGTAATCACTCAGAGTGCTGTAAGCATGGGTGCTGGCGACGGTATGCATATGCAGGTCAACGGGATACATGTCTCTCTCCTGTGGTCATTTTTCGACAAGGATAGCAGGAATCGCCCGCGTTTATTAGTCGAAACCCGGCATCTGCCGGGTATACCTCAGTAGCCGCGCTGACGATCGACCTGTCCGGTCACCGCGTCACCGTTTTCCAGATGTGAAATCGTGCGGGATATATAAGCAACGGCTTCAGCGGGACGCGTGACAGCCGCAATGTGTGGCGTCATCGCCACGCGCGGATGTTTCCACAGCGGACTGTCCGCTGGCAGCGGTTCACGACTGAAGACATCCAGCATCGCCCCTTTGAGTTTTTTGCTATTCAGTGCGGCCAGTAAATCATCTTCATTAACGTGGACACCGCGCGCGAGATTCAACAGATAAGCGCCATCCTGCAGTTGTTCAAGCCGTTTTCCATTGATGATGCCCACCGTTTCTGCCGTATTGGGCAGCAGATTAATTAACACCCGAGTCTGGCTGAGGAATGCGCCCAGCTCTTCCGTTCCCGCAAAACTCTCGACGCCTGGCCAGGTTTTGCGGCTGCGACTCCAGCAGCGCAGTGGGAAGCCCCAGGCCTGCAGGCTTTCCGCTACTTTTGCCCCCAGCACGCCAGCGCCCATAATCCCCACGGTAAACGCCTCGCGGGCATATTCCGGTAGTGGTCGCCACTGGCTCTCATTTTTAAGCGCCTGGTAATCATCAAAGCGGCGGAACCAGTGCAGCACCTGGCTAACCGCATACTCCTGCATTTGCAGGCCCATGCCGGTATCTTCCAGACGAAAGAGAGGAATCGCGGGATCCAGCATCGTGGGATGGGCTTTCAGTTTACTCAGGATCGAATCCACCCCGGCACCGAGTGCAAACACCGCCTTAAGTTTACGCCCTTCCAGCATTTCTACAGGAGGGTGCCAGACCAGCGCATAATCTGCCGGATCGTTATCGCCCGACTTCCACTCCCGGACTCTGGCACCAGGAATGGCCTTTTCCAGTGCAGCGATCCACCAGGGGGTATCAAACGTAGGGTGATAGAAAATGATATCCATATTAACTCCTGCGGGTTGTTGTGCGGAATTTTGCGCACTTATTATCATCGTTTTCAACGGGATCATCAGCATAGCAAATTCGCTGGCGCTGGCAAAAAAAGCAGTTTCCGCTTAATTAAGCTACAGGTTGTTTGAAGTTTGTGTAAACGCGCTTTTTTTTGGAAAAGTTGATTGACGCAGGCGGCGTATTTCCCTAAATTAGCGCCCGTTCCCGTTGTTGAGGAACAACAATATGGTGAGGTGTCCGAGTGGCTGAAGGAGCACGCCTGGAAAGTGTGTATACGGCAACGTATCGGGGGTTCGAATCCCCCCCTCACCGCCATATTTGAAGAAGAGCTCGTACGCAAGTACGGGCTTTTTTTTCGCATATTGCACACCCCAGGGGGGATGAGAATCCCCGACCGGGGTTCGACAACGGGCGCAGCCCGTTGGACAGACCGCGAACACCGTGAGCGGGCTGCCCGTCAGGGCGAACGAAGCGAGTCAATCCCCCCCTCACCGCCATATTTGAAGAAGAGCTCGTACGCAAGTACGGGCTTTTTTTTCGCATATTGCACACCCCAGGGGGGATGAGAATCCCCAAAAAAACAAAGCCCGGTCTCCCGGGCTCTGAACACAATAGCGTTTAGCTGTACGCATTCAACGTTCGCTGGCAGAGCGCCGAGCGAACGCAATCATCTTTGTTGAAGCGGACAATTCCTATCATCTCATCTTCTTCAAAGCGGGCCAGCGCGTCACTGAGTCCTGACTGAACATGAGAGGGTAAATCGCACTGGGTAATATCCCCGTTGACGATAACCGTCACATTCTCCCCGAGGCGCGTTAAGAACATCTTCATTTGCGCAGCAGTGACATTCTGAGCCTCGTCGAGAATAACCACTGCATTTTCAAATGTACGTCCGCGCATATAGGCGAACGGCGCGATTTCCACCTTACCAATTTCAGGTCGCAGGCAATATTGCATAAAAGATGCCCCCAGTCGTTTTACCAGTACGTCGTAAACCGGCCGGAAATACGGGGCAAACTTCTCCGATACATCTCCAGGTAAGAAGCCGAGATCTTCATCAGCCTGCAGAACTGGACGGGTGACAATGATCCTGTCTACATCTTTATGTATCAGGGCCTCTGCTGCTTTTGCCGCACTGATCCAGGTTTTGCCACACCCGGCTTCGCCCGTAGCGAAAATCAGTTGTTTACTCTCGATAGCATTCAGGTAGTGCGATTGAGCCTCATTGCGTGCCATGACAGGTGTGGTGTCGCGACTGTCGCGCGCCATGCCTATCGCTTCTACGCCACTCATCTGCACAAGCGAGGTGACCGATTCTTCTTCACGCTGTTTATGGCTACGTGAGTCCCGTCTCAGCACACGTTTTGCTTCACGACGAGCTTTGATCACTGCTTTTTGTCTTCCCATGGATAGCACCTTGAGTTGTTGGTATTCATCACACGCGCCGCTGGCAGCGCGATTATGCGCACGAACATCTGAGGGTTGGCTTCCTTGTAAGCCATTGCTTGCCTTTGAAAAAGACGCCACACACGGCTACGCGCACCGAATATGGCGTCAGTAACACGAGTAAAAAAGGAAAGTGAGTGAAATTTAGCGGTGACGAGGTTGCTACCGGAGGAGAGACTTCCGCGTACGGGACTGCAATAACTGTCAGAAACGTGTCCACAAGAGGACTTTACCATTCGCGATCTCCATAGTGAATAAGCATCACAGCCGGGAACTACCGCTATTACGTATAATTACATCAGAACTTAGCAATAACGCAACAATATTTTTACCTGGCGTTAACTAAGCTCTCATTTTCTGCTGGCAACAGTCTCTTACGGAGATATTACAAAATTATTTCAAAAAACGGATCATATAAAAAAAGAATATTTTCATCAGCGATAATGACGCAGCATACCCCGCCCGCAGACGGGGTAACACTGTCAGGCTTCAAGCAAAGACTGGCCCAGATAGCGATCGGCCTGCTTAATACCCGGTAGCACGAAGAAATAGCCACCGCCAATCGGCTTAACGTACTCTTCCAGCGCTTCGCCATTCAACCGCTTCTGCACGGTCAGAAACCCTTTTTCCAGATCGTGTTGATAGCAGACAAACAGCAACCCCATATCAAGCTGTCCGGAGGGCGTCACGCCGAGGGAGTAGCTATAGCCACGGCGCATCATCAGGCTTGACTGCGTCTGCGCCGTTCGCGGGTTTGCCAGACGAATGTGGCTGTCCAGCGCAATGACGTTGCCCTCCGGATCGCTGGCGTAATCCGGCACGTCATGCTCGTGCTGCATACCCAGCGGCGCACCAGTATGCTTATCGCGGCCAAAAATGGTTTGCTGCTCTTTGAGCGGCGTGCGGTCCCAGAATTCGACGCGAAACTGAATCAGACGCACGGCCTGGTAAGATCCCCCCGTTGCCCACGCCGGTTCCCCCTGTTCCGCCGTGACCCACACCACCTCCTGCATCAATTTTGCATCACTGCTGTCGGGGTTCGCGGTGCCATCCTTAAAGCCCAGTAAATTGACCGGGGTCTCTTTACCTTTGCTCCGTGCCGCATGGTCGGATATAAATCCTTCCCGTTTCCAGCGAACGCTTAACAAATCCGGCGTATGCTTGATGATATCGCGCAGGGCGTGGATCACCGTATCCTGAGTATTGGCGCAAATCTGCAGCAACACATCCCCATGACAAAGCGAGGCATCCAGCGAGTCATTCGGGAAGCGGGTCATTTTTTGCAATGACCTGGGCATCTGTGCCTGCAGCCCAAAGCGCTCATCGAACAGCGAATGCCCCACCGACAGCGTTATCGTCAGGTTATCCGGCGCGATGAAGGCACCGAGGATCCCGGAATCCATCGGTGGCAATCGCGGATTCGGTGTTTCCGGTGCCGGTCCGCCGGTAGTCAGGAAGACGATACGTTTCGTCAGCAGGCGAAACAATCGCTCTAACTCACCTTTATCGGAAGCCAGAACGTCGAACGCCACCAGCATCATTGAGGCTTGTTGCGGCGTCAAAATACCCGCCTGATGTGGACCAAAAAAAGGCTGCGTTTCGCTGCGGGCATCCGGTGACAAGGTTCCCGGCGCGCTTTGCGGTTTTTGCGCGTGCGCGACCGGGCAACCACCGGCCAGAGCCAGCGCGCCGCCGAGCGCGCCCATTCCTTTCAACAAACGTCGGCGTGACGGTTCGCTCACGCCGTTTTTATCATCATGCTGCATGGTGCTTAATCCAGACCCAGTACGCCGCGTAATTGCGCGAGATCTTCCGCCAGCGTCGTAATCGGGCCTTTCAGCGCGTTGCGGTCCGCGTCGGTCAATTTATCGTAAGTCTCAAATCCGTCTTTAGTACGATACTTCGCGAGGATGGTGTCCACTTTTTTGAAGTTCGCATCCACTTTCGCCAGCAATTCTGCGTTGGATTTTTGCAGCTGCGGACGTAGCAGGTTTACGATCTTCTGCGCGCCGTCAACGTTAGCCTGAAAATCCCACAGGTCAGTATGGCTGTAACGATCTTCCTCACCGCTGATTTTACTGGCCGCTACTTCTTCAATCAGCCCTGCCGCTCCGCCAACCACTTTAGACGGCGGGAATGCCAGTTCACTGATGCGTGTTTGCAGATCCAGCACATCGGTATTCAACCGATCGGCGTATTTCTCCATCCCTTTGGTAGAGTTATCGCCAAACAGCGCTTTTTCCAGACGATGGAAACCGGTAAATTTCGGGTCGGCGGCTTTTTGTTCGTAATCGTCTTCACGGGCATCGATACTGCCATCGAGGTCGGAAAACAGTTCAGCAATTGGCTCTATACGTTCATAGTGCTGGCGAGTGGGCGCATACAGTGACTTCGCTTTCTGCAGATCGCCGGCTTTGATGGCATCGGTGAAGGCTTTGGTTCCCGCCACCAACTGCGCGGTCTCTTCGGTTACATAGGCTTTGTAGTCGGTGATAGCCCCACCCAGGCTCAGTAAAGCATCACTCTGCGCAGCATCTGCCGTCGTGCTGCCTTTGACAATCAGCTTCCCTTTCGGATTGGTCAGCAGGCCACAGGTCATATCATATTCACCCGGTTGCAGATTAGCCGTCATCTTCTGGCTGAATCCCGGCGCGATGTTTTCGCGCTCTTCCACCACCATCACCCCTTTCAGGATTTCCCATTCCAGTGCTTTCTGGCTGTGGTTTTGAATAATGAATTGCGTTTTGCCGGCATTAACTGTGATGCTCATCGGCTCGCATTGTTTATCGGTTACTGTCACTTTAACCTGCGGAATATCCGCAGCATGAACAGTAAAAGCAGAAGCCAACAGCGCAGCCATGCCAAGCTGCAGCGCACTACGGCGAAAGTGATTCGTCATGACCATCCCTTTAAATAAGTATGTTGTAACTAAGAAAGTGTCTGCGTCGCAAAGCGTTAAGGCGCTGCGCGGGACGCGGTTGTGCCTGTGCGCGGCGGCAATGCAAAGACCACCAGCGCCGGTATCAAGTAGATAAACCAGACCGCGACCTCACTGACGCTCGGGGCTTCCTGGTAGCCAAAAATGCCTTCCATCAGGGTGCCGAATAGAGAGTGCGTCGAAAGGATGGCGCTCATATCAAAAGCGACGTCCTGGAAGTGATTCCACAATCCTGCCTCATGGAAGGCCCGAATCGCGCCTGCTGCAAGACCTGCCGCGACAAGTAAAATGAACAGACTGGTCCACTTAAAGAAAGCGCTCAGATTCAGGCGAATGCCGCCCCAGTAGAGTAAGAAGCCAAGTACGA
The DNA window shown above is from Citrobacter farmeri and carries:
- the ymdB gene encoding O-acetyl-ADP-ribose deacetylase is translated as MESRIHVIQGDITTVAVDVIVNAANSSLMGGGGVDGAIHRAAGPALLEACMKVRQQQGECPTGHAVITLAGNLPAKAVIHTVGPVWRGGEHNEAQLLQDAYFNSLNLALANGYTSIAFPAISTGVYGYPRAAAAEIALKTVSEFITRRPLPEQIYFVCYDEETARLYQRLLTQQGDE
- a CDS encoding type 1 fimbrial protein, which encodes MPLSVTRKANVLLFSLLALYSVATAADTRGQGGVIHFSGQIVEPPCEVSQMQQRLAMSCNNKGHMQTRYYSPQQLLKAPQHFKQIAAVNLHYLDEQKTLAVMSIDYR
- the csgC gene encoding curli assembly chaperone CsgC, with the translated sequence MNTLLLLAALSNQITFATTQQGDIYTITPQVTLTQPCVCQVQILALREGVAGQSQSRQKKTLSLPANQPIDLTRLSLNISAQDTVKIVVTVSDGQSLHLSQQWPPSAKPS
- the csgA gene encoding curli major subunit CsgA produces the protein MKLLQVAAFAAIVVSGSALAGSVPQWGGGGNHGGGGSSSGPESTLSIYQFGTNNAALALQSDARKSDTTITQHGYGNGADVGQGSDNSTIDLTQKGFKNNATIDQWNGKNSDITVSQYGGRNAALVNQTASDSSVLVKQVGFGNNATANQY
- the csgB gene encoding curli minor subunit CsgB, whose amino-acid sequence is MKNKLLFVMLTVLGAPGIASATSYDLAHSEYNFAVNELSKSSFNQAAIIGQVGTDNSAKVRQDGSKLLSVVSQEGGNNRAKVDQSGAYNFAYIAQSGNSNDASISQSNYGNTAMIIQKGSGNKANITQYGTQKTAVVVQRQSQMAIRVTQR
- the csgD gene encoding biofilm master transcriptional regulator CsgD — protein: MFNEVHSIHGHTLLLITKPSLQATALLQHLKQSLALTGKLHNIQRSLDDISTSCIVLVDMMEADKKLIHYWQDNLSRKNNNLKTLLLNTPDDYPYRDIENWPHINGVFYVADDEERVVNGLQGILRGECYFSQKLASYLITHSGNYRYNSTESALLTHREKEILNKLRIGASNIEIARSLFISENTVKTHLYNLFKKIAVKNRTQAVSWANDNLRR
- the csgE gene encoding curli production assembly/transport protein CsgE, which gives rise to MKRYLTWLVAAQLLLAASATQAIEVEVPGLLTDHTVSSIGHDFYRAFSDKWESDYPGNLTINERPSARWGSWITITVNQDVIFQTFLFPTKRDFEKTVVFALAQTEDALNRRQIDQTLLSTGDLTHDEF
- the csgF gene encoding curli production assembly/transport protein CsgF; its protein translation is MRVKHAVVVLMLISPLSWAGNMTFQFRNPNFGGNPNNGSFLLNSAQAQNSYKDPSYNDDYGIETPSALDNFTQAIQSQILGGLLTNINTGKPGRMVTNDFIVDIANRDGQLQLNVTDRKTGKTSTIEVSGLQSDSTGF
- the csgG gene encoding curli production assembly/transport protein CsgG produces the protein MQRLLILVAVILLSGCLTAPPKEAAKPTLMPRAQSYKDLTHLPSPTGKIFVSVYNIQDETGQFKPYPASNFSTAVPQSATAMLVTALKDSRWFVPLERQGLQNLLNERKIIRAAQENGTVAINNRVPLQSLTAANIMVEGSIIGYESNVKSGGVGARYFGIGADTQYQLDQIAVNLRVVNVSTGEILSSVNTSKTILSYEVQAGVFRFIDYQRLLEGEIGYTSNEPVMLCLMSAIETGVIFLINDGIDRGLWDLQNKADRQNDILVKYRHMSVPPES
- a CDS encoding DUF1097 domain-containing protein translates to MNILLSIAITTGILSGIWGWVAVSLGLLSWAGFLGCTAYFACPQGGLKGLAISASTLLSGVVWASVIIHASALTPHLELVGYVITGVVAFLMCIQAKQVLLSFVPGTFIGACATFAGQGDWKLVLPSLAVGLLFGYAMKNSGLWLAARRERHNTHTVAENKKA
- a CDS encoding TorD/DmsD family molecular chaperone, with amino-acid sequence MNEFSILCRVLGSLYYRQPQDPLLVPLFTLIREGKLSASWPLEQDELLARLQKSCDMTQLAADYNTLFVGAECSVPPYRSAWVEGATESEVRTFLSARGMPLAETPADHIGTLLLAASWLEDQSAEDESEALETLFADYILPWCGTFLGKVEAHATTPFWRTMAPLTRDAIGAMWDELEEETDA
- a CDS encoding phosphatase, yielding MYPVDLHMHTVASTHAYSTLSDYIAQAKRQGLKLFAITDHGPDMADAPHHWHFINMRIWPRVVDGVGILRGIEANIKNIDGEIDCTGPMLTSLDLIIAGFHEPVFAPHDEATNTQAMIAAMASGVVHIISHPGNPKYPVDIAAIAQAAAKYEVALEINNSSFLHSRKGSEANCRAVAAAVRDAGGWVALGSDSHTAFTMGDFSECLKILEDVNFPEDRILNVTPKRLLNFLESRGMPPIPEFAEL